DNA sequence from the Syntrophorhabdus sp. genome:
CGTATACTGTGTGGGACTCGAACATCACAGAGAAAGGTGGTTTTCCGTTGGGCCGGGATGTGGGGATCGATTACTTGCGGAGCCTTGTGACCGTGTCGGTGGTTGCCCATCACTCGGCGCTGGCGTACACGACGTTCAGCAGCTTCGACGCGGCGCGCTACAGGGAATCCCCGATGCCTGTCGTCGACGCGGCGCGGTTTTGGCCCCTCGATATCCTTGTGAGCTGGAACGACCTTTTCTTCATGTCCCTCATGTTCTTCATATCCGGGCTCTTCGTCGCCTCCTCCATCGCGCGCAAGGGGGGAGGACGGTTCATGGCGGACAGGGCAAAGCGGCTTGGAGTGCCTTTTGTCCTCTTTTCCGTCGTGCTGAGCCCGATCGCCTTCTATCCGTCCTGGCTTTTGAGCGCATCCGCCGGTCAGGGGCATTATCTGGCGAGTTTCTTCGCCGGCGGGACATGGAACACGGGGCCGCTGTGGTTTTTGTGGCTCCTTCTTGTCTTCTGCGCCGTCACGGCCGCGGCGTTTCGGCTCCTGCCCCGGGCCATGAAGGGCTTCGCCTGGACAGCCGGGCCGACGGGCACGCTCCCTGGCGTCTTTCTTGCCGTGACCCTGGCGACGATCGTTCCCCTGTCTTTCTTCGACCTGCCGGACTCGCTCTTCCTCGCCGGCCCCTTCGGGCTTCCCCACGCGCCGAGGGTCTTCCTCTATTTCGCCTGGTTCCTCATGGGCGTCATGCTGGGCGCCGGGGACATGTCACGCTCCCTCTCGCGGGGAAACCTCAGGCACTGGCCCCTCTGGCTCACCCTGGGAGGTTTGAGCTATGTCGCGAACGCCCTCGGCCCGGTGCTCATCCCCGGCCTCACGCCGTCGGCAACAAAGGTCCTTCTCAACGCCACCCTCTCCTTCTGCTGCGTCTTCACGATCCTTGGCAGCCTCGGCCTCGCCCGCAGGTTCTTCACGAAAGACCTGCCCATCGGCGACAGCCTCTCCGACAACGCCTACGGCATCTACATCTTCCACTACATGTTCGTCCTCTGGGCACAGTTCATGCTCCTTACCGCGCCCATCCCCGCAGGCCTCAAATTCCTCCTCGCCTTCGCCTTCGCCCTTGCTGCAAGCTGGACCCTAACGGCGCTGGCCCGCAGGACACCCCTTGCGAGAGTACTATAGACCAGTCTGAAGGTCCTTCCGCCTCTAACGCTCAAGCGGTTCAAGCTGCTCAAGCGCTTCTTCCTACTCCCAGACGACGACCTTTGCTCTCTTGTCCTTTACCGCTCCGAAGTGTTTTCTGTCTTTCGTGTGGATCTCGTTGCATCCGTTCTCGAGGAAGGACGCGATGATGATGGAATCGATATAGGGGGTGCCGTGACCTCCCTTGAGAGCGGCGGCCTTTTCGACCACCGCCTTGTTGACGTCAAGGACGGTGCACGTTTTTTCTATGCCTTCGACCATTTTCCTGCCCTGCTGCGGTTTGCCTATCCGTATGGTGAGGTAGAGGATCTCACCCAGGGTCAGAACGGACACACAGGGCGCGGCCTCTTTTTCCTTCAGGGCTTCCCAGTGCCCGATGATGCCCCTGTCTCCGAGCATCATCCCCATGAAGTAACCCGTGTCGAGGCCTACCATCGGTCGGCATCTCTGTCGGCGTGCCAGGACCTTACCACATCCTCGAGGCCCCCGCTCCGCCCTATGTCGGCGGCGGCCGCCGTGACGTCGTCGTAGCCCGACCTGTCCTTGCCCGCCTGCATGACAAGCCGTATCGCCTTCTGTACGACCTGGCTCGCGCCTTCCTTCTGGGCATTGATGAAATTGATCTGATCGTCAGGCAGATAGACGGATATATTCTTCCCCATTCCGCACCTCCTGTATTATCCTATAACATATTATATCTAATAGTCCACAACGAAAGTATCTGAATACCGCCGGGCGTAAGCGGCGGCTCAGCCTCTATCCTCTAACGCTCAACAGGCTGTCAAGCGGTTCAAGCTGCTCAAGCGGTTCAAGCGGTCTTTCAGGTTTTTCCCACGTACCGGATGCCTTCGATGTCCTTGAAGTGCGCGTCCTGCGTCCAGACGGTCGCGTTGTGGACGCGGGCTGTGGCGAGGATGATGCTGTCGGCGAGGGGCATTTTCAGTTCCACCCCAATCTTCGCGGCGGAAAGGGCCAGGGGGGAAGACAGGTCAACGATGAGCCCCTGGTGCATCAACGCGACGGCCTGCAGGGCCGGGGCCTCACCCCGTTGCTGCAATATCTTTCTGAAAACCTCGTAGATGCATATCACGGGGACGATGAGGTTATCGATATCCTCGATGGCGCCGGCGTAGAAGTCCGCGTTGGGGCCATCCGCGTAGTACTCGAGCCACCCGCATGAGTCGACGAGGTTCATGCCCTGTCGTCCTCCTCCCGCTCCACCGTGGTATCGATCCCCCTTACGAAGCCTCTCATCTTAGCCGGGCTCCTCACGGGAATAAGCTCGATGCGATTCTCGTACAGGAGGACCTGCACCTTTGTGCCGGGCCTGATATCCATGGTCTCCCTGATCTCCCGGGGGATGACCACCTGGTACTTTGGAGACACCTTCACCGCCTTCATGCCAACCTCCATCGATAACAGTTACGTTATACGATACCCGTATCGACAGCGTAAGTCAAGAAGATGATTGGAACCGTTGGAACCGAAACAGGAGGCAGT
Encoded proteins:
- a CDS encoding acyltransferase; protein product: MGRDVGIDYLRSLVTVSVVAHHSALAYTTFSSFDAARYRESPMPVVDAARFWPLDILVSWNDLFFMSLMFFISGLFVASSIARKGGGRFMADRAKRLGVPFVLFSVVLSPIAFYPSWLLSASAGQGHYLASFFAGGTWNTGPLWFLWLLLVFCAVTAAAFRLLPRAMKGFAWTAGPTGTLPGVFLAVTLATIVPLSFFDLPDSLFLAGPFGLPHAPRVFLYFAWFLMGVMLGAGDMSRSLSRGNLRHWPLWLTLGGLSYVANALGPVLIPGLTPSATKVLLNATLSFCCVFTILGSLGLARRFFTKDLPIGDSLSDNAYGIYIFHYMFVLWAQFMLLTAPIPAGLKFLLAFAFALAASWTLTALARRTPLARVL
- a CDS encoding PIN domain-containing protein, translating into MVGLDTGYFMGMMLGDRGIIGHWEALKEKEAAPCVSVLTLGEILYLTIRIGKPQQGRKMVEGIEKTCTVLDVNKAVVEKAAALKGGHGTPYIDSIIIASFLENGCNEIHTKDRKHFGAVKDKRAKVVVWE
- a CDS encoding type II toxin-antitoxin system VapC family toxin, producing the protein MNLVDSCGWLEYYADGPNADFYAGAIEDIDNLIVPVICIYEVFRKILQQRGEAPALQAVALMHQGLIVDLSSPLALSAAKIGVELKMPLADSIILATARVHNATVWTQDAHFKDIEGIRYVGKT
- a CDS encoding AbrB/MazE/SpoVT family DNA-binding domain-containing protein, whose translation is MKAVKVSPKYQVVIPREIRETMDIRPGTKVQVLLYENRIELIPVRSPAKMRGFVRGIDTTVEREEDDRA